A genome region from Triticum aestivum cultivar Chinese Spring chromosome 2B, IWGSC CS RefSeq v2.1, whole genome shotgun sequence includes the following:
- the LOC123040792 gene encoding zinc finger A20 and AN1 domain-containing stress-associated protein 7 — protein sequence MAHGQEPSTQAAAGGAAPLCANGCGFYGSEASKNMCSKCYRDHLKAGDVAAPAAVEGKLTFDDLILAFKKSVSLQDSTEGPGAEAAAKKSAPTRCMACKKKVGLLGFACRCGGTFCSLHRYVDGHACSFDYKKVGHEQIAQQNPLVAPSKLRNKI from the coding sequence ATGGCGCACGGGCAGGAGCCGTCGACGCAGGCAGCCGCCGGTGGTGCCGCGCCGCTCTGCGCGAACGGCTGCGGGTTCTACGGGAGCGAGGCGAGCAAGAACATGTGCTCAAAGTGCTACCGCGACCACCTCAAGGCCGGAGATGTGGCTGCCCCCGCCGCCGTCGAGGGGAAGCTCACGTTCGACGACCTCATCCTCGCCTTCAAGAAGTCGGTGAGCCTGCAGGACTCTACCGAGGGACcgggggcggaggcggcagcgAAGAAGTCGGCGCCAACCAGGTGCATGGCGTGCAAGAAGAAGGTGGGGCTGCTGGGGTTCGCTTGCCGTTGCGGTGGCACCTTCTGCTCGCTGCACCGCTATGTCGACGGGCATGCGTGCAGCTTCGACTACAAGAAGGTCGGCCATGAGCAGATCGCGCAGCAGAACCCTCTCGTCGCGCCGTCCAAGCTCCGCAACAAGATATGA